A genomic region of Eucalyptus grandis isolate ANBG69807.140 chromosome 5, ASM1654582v1, whole genome shotgun sequence contains the following coding sequences:
- the LOC120293472 gene encoding UDP-glycosyltransferase 71K1-like, which translates to MESYVPHVQRAAGEIQSSQSASGLDRSVAGFVLDFFCMSMINVADGLSLPSYIYLTSNTHSLGLMLPLLARHDQVGREVRPSDPASSKFHQPSSGLCLAVGSAQREASGYAAYIKQARRFRDIQGIMVNTFMKLEQFGVSSFSRGSLDRPAVYAVGPVIEPNGVPNPSLDRAHWEKVQEWFDEPPLSSMVFLRFYRKVDSRLHKEH; encoded by the coding sequence ATGGAGAGCTACGTCCCACACGTCCAGAGGGCTGCTGGGGAGATCCAAAGTTCCCAGTCTGCTTCCGGGTTGGACCGGTCTGTGGCCGGGTTCGTCCTGGACTTCTTCTGCATGTCCATGATCAATGTGGCCGATGGGTTATCGCTTCCTTCTTACATTTACCTTACCAGCAACACGCACTCCCTAGGCCTCATGCTCCCCTTGCTAGCTCGACACGACCAGGTCGGGAGAGAGGTCCGACCATCCGATCCAGCCTCTTCCAAGTTTCACCAACCCAGTTCTGGTCTCTGTCTTGCCGTCGGCAGTGCTCAACGGGAAGCCAGTGGCTATGCGGCCTACATCAAGCAAGCTCGCAGGTTCAGGGACATTCAGGGAATCATGGTCAACACGTTTATGAAGCTGGAACAGTTCGGCGTCAGCTCGTTTTCCAGAGGAAGCTTGGACAGACCGGCCGTGTACGCTGTCGGACCAGTAATCGAACCAAATGGTGTGCCAAATCCTTCTCTAGACCGGGCTCACTGGGAGAAGGTCCAGGAGTGGTTTGATGAGCCACCGCTGTCCTCGATGGTGTTCCTGCGCTTCTATCGGAAGGTTGATTCAAGACTTCATAAAGAGCATTGA